A genomic region of Miscanthus floridulus cultivar M001 chromosome 3, ASM1932011v1, whole genome shotgun sequence contains the following coding sequences:
- the LOC136545815 gene encoding uncharacterized protein — MAGEMSWVGKKIHLYNVTMGLYMLDWWERCLFNILVLILLWFICFNGSRFATDVFESHLKAWIFQGANYGPAIGMPSS; from the exons ATGGCCGGCGAGATGAGCTGGGTGGGCAAGAAGATCCACCTCTACAACGTCACCATGGGCCTCTACATGCTCGATTGGTGGGAGCGCTGCCTATTCA ACATATTGGTGCTGATCCTGCTCTGGTTCATCTGCTTCAATGGCTCCCGCTTCGCTACCGACGTCTTCGAAAG CCACCTGAAGGCATGGATTTTCCAAGGCGCAAATTACGGCCCGGCAATTGGCATGCCCTCCTCGTAA